One stretch of bacterium DNA includes these proteins:
- a CDS encoding DUF116 domain-containing protein: MSSKWSLWDTGVKSAAENIALDSVLLEAKAEGKIPNILRFLQFSPPAVLVGYHQTVEQEVRVEFCRQQGIDVNRRITGGGAIYFDESQLGWELIAAKADLGYRLDRVTELVCEAVVKGLGKLGIKAGFRPRNDIEVNGRKISGTGGIFEDGAVLFQGTLLVDFDVETMIRALRIPTEKLADKDLKSVRQRVTCLREELGEAPPLEEIKQALQAGVEEALGIEFSSLGFWAAAGGSSDFEWDDLEGRLLKPKKAQFASKDWIESIREPLENRQTLRGTHRTKGGLIRAWAVVDAKRKLLKQALITGDFFISPTRTIFDLEAALKDVPCAEVSQRIEGFFESRQPQMSGLTPADFATAFLSALEKVDYPGLGIPLEEANHLFTVNGRLQDILKSPSVLLLPYCAKLVGCKYRHNDGCAKCGQCSIGTAYELADQHGLTPISIRSYEHLQTTLQAFKKVGVKSYIGCCCETFFAKRQRIFKEAGVPGVLIDIENSTCYDLDRESEALAGEFENQTHLRVNLLEKVMGQVAKELEPKEKNPCRNLFQ, translated from the coding sequence ATGTCTTCTAAATGGTCTCTTTGGGATACAGGTGTCAAATCAGCCGCCGAGAATATTGCCCTGGATTCGGTTTTGCTTGAGGCCAAGGCTGAGGGGAAGATTCCCAATATCCTGCGGTTTCTGCAGTTCTCTCCTCCCGCGGTGTTGGTTGGCTATCACCAAACGGTTGAACAGGAAGTCCGGGTAGAGTTTTGCCGGCAGCAGGGGATTGATGTCAATAGACGAATAACCGGTGGTGGGGCGATATACTTTGATGAGTCCCAGCTTGGCTGGGAGTTGATCGCTGCCAAGGCTGATCTGGGCTATCGCTTGGACAGGGTAACGGAACTGGTTTGTGAGGCAGTGGTTAAGGGGCTGGGGAAGTTGGGAATTAAGGCCGGCTTTAGGCCACGTAATGATATTGAAGTCAACGGCCGCAAGATTTCGGGAACAGGCGGGATATTCGAGGATGGCGCCGTGCTGTTCCAGGGAACCCTGTTAGTAGATTTTGATGTCGAGACAATGATTCGCGCCTTGCGTATCCCTACTGAGAAACTGGCTGACAAGGATCTGAAATCCGTCCGCCAAAGGGTAACCTGCCTGCGAGAGGAATTGGGAGAAGCCCCGCCTCTTGAGGAAATTAAGCAGGCCTTGCAGGCAGGAGTTGAGGAAGCCCTGGGGATAGAATTTTCGAGTCTCGGGTTCTGGGCAGCCGCTGGCGGGTCGTCGGATTTCGAGTGGGATGATTTGGAAGGGCGGCTTCTTAAGCCAAAGAAGGCCCAATTTGCCTCAAAAGACTGGATTGAATCCATAAGAGAGCCTCTCGAAAATAGACAGACCCTGAGAGGCACTCACCGGACGAAAGGGGGCTTAATTAGGGCCTGGGCAGTAGTGGATGCAAAGCGAAAGCTGCTCAAACAGGCACTGATTACAGGGGACTTCTTTATCTCTCCGACGCGAACGATATTCGATCTGGAAGCAGCTTTAAAGGATGTCCCCTGCGCGGAGGTCAGCCAGCGGATTGAGGGCTTCTTTGAAAGCAGGCAGCCCCAGATGTCGGGCTTGACGCCGGCGGATTTTGCCACGGCGTTTCTATCTGCTTTAGAGAAGGTTGATTATCCTGGTCTGGGCATCCCTTTAGAAGAGGCAAACCATCTGTTCACGGTGAACGGGAGGCTTCAGGATATTCTTAAGTCACCGTCGGTCTTGCTGCTGCCTTATTGCGCCAAGCTGGTAGGGTGTAAGTATCGACATAATGACGGGTGTGCCAAATGTGGCCAATGCAGCATTGGGACAGCCTACGAGCTGGCAGACCAACATGGGCTTACTCCCATCAGTATTCGGAGTTATGAACATCTTCAGACCACGCTTCAGGCATTCAAGAAGGTTGGGGTGAAATCTTACATTGGCTGTTGCTGTGAGACATTTTTTGCCAAGCGGCAGCGTATATTTAAAGAGGCCGGTGTCCCAGGCGTCTTGATTGATATCGAGAACAGCACCTGTTACGACCTTGACCGGGAATCTGAAGCCTTAGCCGGTGAGTTTGAGAATCAGACTCACTTGAGGGTGAACCTGCTGGAAAAGGTAATGGGCCAAGTGGCTAAAGAGCTTGAGCCCAAAGAAAAAAATCCTTGCAGGAATCTATTTCAATGA